GGTTCTTGGCATCCTTGTGGGAGAACAATAGAAACATTAAGCCACTTGTAGCAAGAATCCCACACCTTACTTgaagcttaaactgaattttcaTTCCAACAATTCCTgaggttcgataaattaaaaccaacAAGAGTAGCACTTACGTCATGGTACAAAAAATCCAATTCACTTTTAAGGTTTTGGTCCTCCATGTCTAACCCCTCCATGATCACCATCGCTAGCAGAGCGTGGTGGTGGTTCGTCGGAACcagaggaggtgatggtgattGGTTGCCGGTTCAGATCTGAAAATAGAAGAGGACGATGGCCGACGACGAGATGATTGAGCAGAGTAAAAAGGGTTGCTTGAGATGAGGGAAgaagaaaattgaagaaaaagaaacctGGAGAAGAACGACCTCCATTCTGAGACCCCCGCCGCCGCCTCGTTCACTCTGATTCCAGTATCGCCATCGCTCGTTCACGCCGAGATCAACACCATCATTGTCGTCCAAATCCCTCATctatgttaattaatttttaaaattaacatatTTGCTGAATATAATATGTtatcaattttgaaaattttcctCATTATGATTGTCCTTTAATTTTACAATTAATTtacatattaatatttaattttttctttttagtaaataggaaaataaattaatatttaatttatatgtatgAGAAGTAttataattactaattaataatttttcataacaGTCATCAATAAATAATTAGTATTTTCATTAATGCAAAGTCAAAGGAAAAAAAGTCAgaaaaagtctttttttttttacaaaaaatggTAGTACAGAACCTCATACTACCAAACAATGGAATGCttataaagaaaaaaacaatagaattaaaatattttaggaACAAAGCAAAAAAAGTGTGTAAGGACAAAAAAAATACATCTAAATACAtaactaaaaatatatttaaacaattaataaaaataaaaaaataagtaattaattaataaaataaaaggaaagtaaaataaatattaattaataatttttaaaaagtaaGTAATTAACTACATACTTTTTTGTTCACATTATATAATaagagggatgtgattgaatgatggtgtaaatagcaagaaattaatctcttataAATATGACCTCTTTTATACGTGTATAAATATAACAGCAAAGATAAATTGATACTCCATTAACCTCCCTCACCACCATCACACAAACCCTTAACAATGGCCAAACACagttttcttctcatcttcttacTATCCTTCGTTCTTGCACCCACAAATCCATTTTTTTGTGATGCTAGCAATGACGACGGAGATCATAAACTTTACATCGTATACATGGGTTCACTTCCTGTTCAGAGAGATTCTTCTAATTATTCCCCAACCTCTCACCACATCAGCATGTTGCAACAGGTTGTGGGTGGAAGCGATGTGACAAAGCACCATGTTAGAAGCTACAAGAGGAGCTTCAATGGTTTTGCAGCGAAGCTCAgtgaaaaacataaaaaaatgattGCTGGCATGGACGGTGTTGTTTCAGTTTTTCTGAGCAAAACTCTTCATATTCAAACGACGAGGTCATGGGACTTCTTAGGgttctcagaatcaattaaaAGACAACagaaatatgagagtgatttggTGATCGGGGTCATTGACACCGGAATCTGGCCAGAATCAGATAGTTTCACCGACCAAGGTAATAAGcttttcaattatatttaatgttttttatttgacttttttttaaaaggaatttttttggatttttggaAATTGGTTTGACTTGAATTGAAGAAATAtggtaaatatttattttctattaaaattaatttttaaatttcatttttatttattattaacttTAAATAATATAGTTTTTCTCTCTCCGCATTTTATGCATAAATTATTTCCATGGATGAAAACTAATATGAAAAGTCCACCTATCAACCCTCAACTGATTAGGCTCGCGACGTGGGTAATTGTCTAGTCAAAATTGAAGAATTGGGCCTACATCAATTGTTTTTTGTTAGGGACCAATTTCTAAGGATTTATTTTATAGGAACTTAATTAGATTCTTCTTTAAATGTAAggaactaaaaacatatttaacccttaaaatttttttttttgtaaatagaAACATTTACGAAGACAATTATAATATAAGTTTAATGACATTTATTTAGACTTTATATTACATCTCATCTTTGCCGATTCAGTTTGCTAGGATTGTTTTCACCTTTGCCAATTTAGTTTGGTTGAAAGAGGTTACATCCAATTTGTTGCCTTTGATTTGTCCTGATGTACTGGTTTTAGACCTTGTATGATTTTATATATTGCACTTTTTTCAATTAATAAAACAGTATATGACATATCATATTTTTCTATTTCACTATCTTCTTACCAAATTATATtggattgtctaaatgactcatgtgaaattttgagttaaataactcatcatctaagagcatcttcaatgggaGTGTCTTACACCAAAGAGACTCTCTCATTAGTGTCTCATACCATTGGAGAGAAATGTTTCTTCCACCATGTCTAATTTGGGTGTGGTAGTGTAAAAACTTATCTCTCATAAATATGttcttataaaatattattatatttgctTATCATTTTATCATATAAAGTGTGTAGTTGAATGTGGGGTCTACtagagaaacttttaagagtttttgagttggagtaaaaagttagtaaaatggTTTAGATGATGTAGCACtatggagaattgtaaagaaTGAAGTGTAGACACACTAGTTAGCGTGATGGATAAAGATGCTCTAATAACATTGGAGATAcgtgagttggaatttctatattttatttattaatttatttcaaactcacttatctccaatgtgattggatgatgagttatttaacccaaactttcacaTAGGTCAATTAGACAACCCCAATTATATTATATAACATATTAATTGTATCTCTCTCTTCTACTTTTTTTACATCCACTGAGTGCCTACAAAAAAAATCCCCATTTTTCCCACaattattttatcatttatttctATTTATGTTTTTCAGGTGTTAGTCATATTCCGGCCAAGTGGAAGGGCCATTGCAAAGGGGGTGCTAACTTCACTTGTAACAACAAGATCATTGGGGCGCGGTTCTATAGCCTTCCCCAAGACGCTACCGCAAATGATCACAACACTATAAGAGACATCAATGGGCACGGAACCCACACTTCCTCAACGGCAGCTGGAAACACCGTCATTGGTGCAAGCTTTTACGGATTCGCACAAGGCACCGCAAGGGGTGCTGTTCCATCTGCAAGGATCGCTGCATACAAAGTCTGCTTCAACGACGGTTGCGACGATGCTAGTACTTTAGCAGCTTTCGATGATGCCATTGCTGATGGTGTCGACATCATCAGCATCTCAATCGGGACCGACAAAGCCTATGACTTTACAAGTGACACCATTGCAATCGGTTCCTTCCATGCCATGGAGAGAGGGATTCTCACAGTGCAGAGTGCAGGGAACTCTGGTCCTGCTTCAGGCTCTATTATGAGCGTGGCGCCGTGGTTGTTAACTGTCGCAGCCAGCACCATAGATCGACAGTTCATTGACAAGGTGGTTGCAGGGAGAATAAAatacattaatatatatatatatatatatacatacatatatccgcttttaaaaatatttatattttcttatttagTTAGTTATTGTAATTAGTTTCACTTAATATATTGGATTTTTTGCTTTCTTACTAATTTTTTCTGTTTACGTGTGGTGAAGGTGATTCTCGGGAATGGGAAGACATTGATTGGAAGATCCGTGAATGCTGTCGTTTCAAATGGGACAAAGTTTCCTATTGCTAAGCGGAATGCAAATGATGAAAGGTGCAGAGGATATTCTGACTTGTGTCAATGTCTAAGAAGCGAGATCGTGAAGGGAAAGCTGGTTTTATGCGAAGGTTTGTTGAAAGATGAAGCAGCTTATGAAAAAGGTGCAGTTGGTTCAATCACCACGGATTTAGGA
This portion of the Lotus japonicus ecotype B-129 chromosome 3, LjGifu_v1.2 genome encodes:
- the LOC130748797 gene encoding subtilisin-like protease SBT4.3 is translated as MAKHSFLLIFLLSFVLAPTNPFFCDASNDDGDHKLYIVYMGSLPVQRDSSNYSPTSHHISMLQQVVGGSDVTKHHVRSYKRSFNGFAAKLSEKHKKMIAGMDGVVSVFLSKTLHIQTTRSWDFLGFSESIKRQQKYESDLVIGVIDTGIWPESDSFTDQGVSHIPAKWKGHCKGGANFTCNNKIIGARFYSLPQDATANDHNTIRDINGHGTHTSSTAAGNTVIGASFYGFAQGTARGAVPSARIAAYKVCFNDGCDDASTLAAFDDAIADGVDIISISIGTDKAYDFTSDTIAIGSFHAMERGILTVQSAGNSGPASGSIMSVAPWLLTVAASTIDRQFIDKVILGNGKTLIGRSVNAVVSNGTKFPIAKRNANDERCRGYSDLCQCLRSEIVKGKLVLCEGLLKDEAAYEKGAVGSITTDLGNPDNDCSKVTYFPSLNLNPKDYAIIQDYTNSTNNPEAEILNSESFEDHSAPKVASFSSRGPNPLISEIMKPDVSAPGVDILAAWSPIASPSLYSSDKRKVNYNVLYGTSMACPHVSGVAAYVKSFHPDWSPAAIKSAIMTTAEPLNGNYNMTGEFSYGAGNVNPVKAIDPGLVYDISMKDYVNMLCNYGYSAKKLKIIAGAHSLSCYGEHHRSLVKDLNYPAITVNVKPLEPYIIKVNRTVTNVGFPHNLTYKATVLPNLKMNITVEPEVLRFESLHEKKSFIVMVSGGGLRIGSAISSSLVWSDGKHYVKSPITVLVS